A single genomic interval of Cucumis sativus cultivar 9930 chromosome 5, Cucumber_9930_V3, whole genome shotgun sequence harbors:
- the LOC101213864 gene encoding transmembrane protein 53: MGSLSGILQRPFVALTAVAVASFSSDFSDKLPSQKPTEASSSSSSSSSSSSDSTLDFLKESNTSFVSHTSVSKLANLSFVTKIHAPIPKFSFPSSSCNYVGNFPTSLVSSSVLSNLYQSAALTKGSKQAAPSPKLSSPPSEVMYRWHLPEPTSLDITGSSACSVAKSRTVVVLLGWLGAKQKHLKRYAEWYTSRGFHAITFTFPMAEILTYQLGGKVEQHIDLLVNHLADWLEEEHGKNLVFHTFSNTGWLTYGAILEKFQNHDSSIMGRIKGCIVDSAPVAAPDPQVWASGFSAAFLKKNSVATKGLTTWDNTGMEVSISDKENIKPKPAVTEAALLLVLEKIFGVVLNLPTVNRRLSDVLDTLSSSQPSCPQLYIYSSADQVIPAGSVESFIEEQRRAGREVRACNFVSTPHVDHFRNDPKLYTTQLSQFLADCVLTSCCRESC; this comes from the exons ATGGGTTCCTTGTCTGGAATCCTTCAACGACCATTTGTTGCTTTAACTGCTGTGGCTGTAGCTTCTTTTTCCTCTGACTTTTCAGACAAGTTACCATCTCAGAAACCAACAGaggcttcttcttcttcctcctcctcctcctcctcctcctcagATTCAACTTTAGATTTCTTGAAGGAATCAAATACGTCATTTGTTTCCCATACATCTGTTTCAAAGCTTGCAAACTTATCATTTGTCACTAAAATTCATGCACCTATCCCGAAATTTAGTTTTCCAAGTTCAAGTTGCAACTATGTTGGAAACTTCCCCACGTCTTTGGTTTCTTCCTCCGTTCTCTCTAATTTATATCAGTCAGCTGCATTGACCAAGGGATCAAAGCAGGCTGCACCTTCACCTAAACTTTCTTCCCCACCTTCTGAGGTTATGTACAGATGGCATTTACCAGAGCCAACTTCTTTAGATATTACGGGTAGTTCTGCTTGTTCAGTGGCAAAATCTAGGACGGTGGTGGTTTTATTAGGATGGTTGGGAGCAAAGCAAAAACATTTAAAGAGATACGCTGAATGGTATACTTCAAGGGGTTTTCATGCCATTACCTTTACTTTTCCAATGGCTGAGATACTTACGTATCAGCTTGGTGGAAAAGTTGAACAACACATTGACTTGCTTGTGAACCATCTAGCTGATTGGTTGGAGGAGGAGCACGGGAAGAACCTGGTGTTCCACACTTTTAGCAATACCGGATGGTTAAC GTATGGAGCTATTCTGGAGAAGTTTCAGAATCATGATTCTTCTATAATGGGAAGGATTAAGGGCTGCATTGTGGATTCTGCCCCTGTCGCGGCTCCCGACCCTCAA GTCTGGGCTTCAGGCTTCTCTGCAGCGTTCTTGAAGAAGAATAGTGTGGCAACAAAAGGATTGACAACCTGGGACAACACAGGGATGGAAGTATCAATCAGcgataaagaaaatataaaacctAAACCTGCAGTTACTGAAGCAGCCCTTCTATTAGTGTTGGAAAAGATTTTCGGCGTTGTTTTGAACCTTCCTACTGTGAACAG GAGGCTATCTGATGTGTTGGATACTCTATCGTCATCACAACCAAGCTGCCCACAGCTGTATATCTACAGCTCAGCGGATCAAGTTATCCCCGCAGGTTCTGTGGAATCGTTTATAGAGGAGCAGCGACGAGCAGGACGTGAGGTTAGAGCTTGCAATTTTGTGTCCACCCCTCATGTAGATCATTTTAGGAATGACCCAAAACTGTATACTACTCAGCTTAGTCAGTTTCTGGCCGATTGCGTGCTTACTTCTTGTTGCAGGGAGTCCTGTTAG
- the LOC101214106 gene encoding dihydroorotate dehydrogenase (quinone), mitochondrial: MAATLSRKLVRDACCKGAISRLFQGARHYSSAPETIRKIPHTSKKGRLLTGATIGLLIAGGAYVSTADEATFCGWLFSATKLVNPFFALLDPEVAHRLGVSAAARGWVPREKRPDPPILGLEVWGRKFSNPIGLAAGFDKHAEAVDGLLGLGFGFMEVGSVTPAPQDGNPKPRVFRLRGEGAIINRYGFNSEGIVVVAKRLGAQHGKRKLDETSSTTPSSSDDVKQGGKAGPGILGVNLGKNKNSEDAAADYVQGVHTLSQYADYLVINVSSPNTPGLRALQGRKQLKDLVRKVQEARNEMQWGEEGPPPLLVKIAPDLSKEDLEDIAAVALALRLDGLIITNTTVSRPEPVDKSPLAAEAGGLSGKPLFNLSTNVLKEMYALTRGKIPLIGCGGISSGEDAYKKIRAGATLVQLYTAFAYGGPALIPQIKWELAECLERDGFKSVQEAVGADFR; encoded by the exons ATGGCGGCTACACTTTCTCGAAAACTAGTCAGAGATGCTTGCTGTAAAGGGGCGATTTCACGTTTATTCCAAGGTGCAAGGCACTACTCTTCTGCTCCCGAGACCATTCGTAAGATCCCTCATACTTCTAAGAAG GGGAGATTATTAACTGGAGCCACCATAGGGCTATTGATAGCTGGAGGAGCTTATGTGAGTACTGCAGACGAGGCAACTTTCTG TGGTTGGCTATTCTCTGCTACGAAACTGGTGAACCCCTTTTTTGCTCTTCTTGACCCTGAGGTTGCTCATAGGCTAGGTGTCTCAGCAGCAGCTCGTGGTTGGGTTCCAAGGGAAAAGAGACCTGATCCACCAATTTTAGGTCTTGAAGTTTGGGGAAggaaattttcaaatcctATAGGTCTTGCTGCAGGTTTTGATAAACATGCTGAGGCTGTCGATGGACTTCTTGGATTAGGGTTTGGCTTTATGGAGGTTGGTTCTGTGACACCTGCTCCACAAGATGGCAATCCAAAGCCTCGTGTTTTCCGGTTACGCGGGGAAGG agctatcattaatagatatGGCTTCAATAGTGAAGGAATTGTTGTAGTTGCGAAGAGGTTAGGTGCCCAGcatggaaaaagaaagttagatGAAACTTCGAGCACTACACCTTCCTCTAGTGATGACGTCAAACAGGGTGGTAAAGCTGGTCCCGGAATTCTTGGAGTCAATCTTGGAAAGAACAAGAATAGCGAAGATGCTGCTGCAGACTACGTGCAAGGGGTTCATACATTATCACAGTATGCTGATTACTTG GTGATTAATGTTTCATCTCCCAATACCCCTGGATTACGTGCACTTCAAGGTAGGAAGCAACTAAAGGACCTGGTTCGTAAG GTTCAAGAAGCTCGGAATGAAATGCAATGGGGTGAGGAGGGTCCTCCTCCACTGCTTGTAAAAATTGCCCCAGACTTGTCTAAAGAAGACCTTGAAGATATAGCAGCT GTTGCTCTAGCCCTTCGTTTGGATGGATTG ATTATAACAAATACAACTGTCTCAAGACCAGAGCCTGTTGATAAGAGTCCATTGGCTGCTGAAGCAGGTGGATTAAGTGGGAAGCCTCTTTTCAATCTATCCACCAATGTCTTAAAAGAGATGTATGCTTTGACAAGG GGAAAGATTCCCTTAATCGGCTGTGGTGGCATTAGCAG TGGTGAGGATGCTTACAAGAAAATACGAGCTGGAGCAACTCTTGTTCAGCTTTATACAGCATTTGCTTATGGTGGGCCTGCCTTGATTCCTCAGATAAAG TGGGAACTTGCTGAATGCTTAGAAAGAGATGGTTTCAAGTCTGTCCAAGAAGCAGTTGGTGCAGACTTCAGATAA